A window of Picosynechococcus sp. PCC 7002 contains these coding sequences:
- a CDS encoding class I SAM-dependent DNA methyltransferase, with the protein MFEQTFKNIDDVLRKEAGCATELDYAEQISWILFLKYLDDLETDRESKASLTGEKYEPLLDEPYRWKSWAYPRDEKGELIKTAAVGDDLIAFVSGELFPYFRGFKDYVEPGTFGAKIGEIFSGVSNKFQSGYNLREVLESIDALRFQTQQEKHELSDLYETRINNMGNAGRNGGEYYTPRPLIRAMIRVIKPQLGETIYDGACGSAGFLCEAYEFLRPLVKSAAELERLQTATLYGQEKKGLAYIIGVMNLILHGVEAPNIIQMNTLTENIQGFQEKDRHDVILANPPFGGKEREEIKQNFTIATGETAFLFLQHFIKRLKVGGRAAVVIKNTFLSNADNASRALRQELTSSCNLHTVLDCPAKTFLGAGVKTVVLFFEKGTPTEKIWFYQLDPGRSLGKTNPLNDDDLKEFVEFQSTFRESERSWFLALKDVDPASFDLSVKNPNAPEDDPLREPEEILAEIADLDQESAEILAAIGEMLA; encoded by the coding sequence ATGTTTGAGCAGACCTTTAAAAATATTGATGATGTCCTTCGGAAGGAAGCGGGCTGTGCGACGGAGCTTGATTATGCGGAACAGATTTCCTGGATTCTCTTTCTCAAGTACCTCGATGATCTGGAGACTGATCGCGAAAGTAAGGCATCGTTAACGGGGGAAAAGTATGAACCGCTACTAGATGAGCCGTACCGCTGGAAGTCTTGGGCATATCCGAGGGATGAAAAGGGGGAATTAATCAAAACGGCGGCGGTGGGAGATGACCTGATCGCCTTTGTTAGTGGGGAGCTATTTCCTTATTTTCGGGGGTTTAAGGACTATGTGGAACCGGGTACGTTTGGGGCAAAGATTGGGGAGATTTTTTCGGGGGTTAGTAATAAGTTTCAGAGTGGCTACAATCTCCGGGAAGTTCTTGAAAGTATTGACGCTCTTAGGTTTCAGACTCAGCAGGAAAAGCATGAATTGTCTGACCTCTACGAAACTCGCATCAATAATATGGGCAATGCGGGGCGTAATGGTGGGGAATATTACACGCCACGTCCTTTGATTCGGGCGATGATTCGGGTGATTAAGCCGCAGCTTGGGGAAACGATTTACGATGGGGCGTGCGGTTCGGCGGGGTTCCTCTGTGAAGCCTATGAGTTTTTGCGTCCGTTGGTGAAGAGTGCGGCGGAGTTGGAACGGCTCCAAACGGCAACGCTCTATGGTCAGGAAAAGAAGGGGTTAGCCTACATCATCGGGGTGATGAATCTGATTTTGCATGGTGTGGAGGCTCCGAATATTATCCAAATGAATACGCTCACGGAAAATATTCAGGGGTTTCAGGAGAAGGATCGCCATGATGTGATTTTGGCTAACCCGCCGTTTGGGGGTAAGGAACGGGAGGAGATTAAACAAAACTTTACGATCGCCACGGGGGAGACGGCGTTTTTGTTTCTCCAGCATTTTATTAAGCGGCTGAAGGTCGGGGGACGGGCGGCGGTGGTGATTAAAAATACGTTTCTCTCGAATGCGGATAATGCGTCACGGGCGTTGCGACAGGAGTTAACGTCGTCTTGTAATCTCCATACGGTGTTGGATTGTCCGGCGAAAACGTTCCTAGGGGCGGGCGTAAAAACGGTTGTCCTGTTTTTTGAGAAGGGGACACCGACGGAAAAGATTTGGTTTTATCAGCTTGATCCGGGGCGTAGCTTAGGCAAAACAAACCCCCTTAATGATGATGACCTAAAGGAGTTTGTGGAGTTTCAATCAACCTTTAGGGAGTCGGAACGGTCTTGGTTTTTGGCTCTGAAGGATGTTGACCCGGCATCGTTTGATCTGTCGGTAAAGAATCCGAATGCGCCGGAGGATGACCCGTTACGGGAACCGGAGGAGATTTTGGCAGAAATTGCAGATCTTGATCAAGAAAGTGCGGAAATTTTAGCGGCTATTGGGGAGATGTTGGCATGA
- a CDS encoding restriction endonuclease subunit S yields the protein MKWEVKTLDDLCDIARGGSPRPIKSYLTNEPDGINWIKIGDASASSKYIYETQEKIKPEGIKKSRFVEPGDFLLSNSMSFGRPYIMRTSGCIHDGWLVLKDKSGLFDQDYLYYFLGSQAAYKQFDKLAAGSTVRNLNTTLVKKVLVPVPPIAEQKRIVEILDESFSGIERAEAIARQNLTNARELFDSYLNKIFLDFVERKNTQTLNCITDLIVDCEHKTAPTQETGFPSIRTPNIGKGHLILDNVYRVSEETYKQWTRRAKPQSGDLILAREAPAGNVGVIPEGERVCLGQRTVLIRPKENINPQYLAFFLLHPKMQERLLSKSSGATVQHVNMKDIRALKMGDLPPIEIQDRLIESLLDVQEKSKKLEEVYQRKIEALGKLKQSILQKAFSGQLTQ from the coding sequence ATGAAGTGGGAAGTAAAAACGTTAGATGATTTATGTGATATTGCTCGTGGTGGCTCTCCTAGACCGATTAAAAGTTATTTAACCAATGAGCCAGATGGTATCAATTGGATAAAAATTGGCGATGCTTCTGCAAGTTCCAAGTACATCTATGAAACTCAAGAAAAAATCAAACCAGAAGGGATTAAAAAATCTAGATTTGTTGAACCGGGAGATTTTTTACTATCTAACTCAATGAGTTTCGGTCGTCCCTATATTATGAGGACTTCTGGATGTATTCATGATGGTTGGCTAGTTCTAAAAGATAAGAGTGGGCTTTTTGATCAAGATTACTTATATTATTTTCTCGGTTCTCAAGCAGCATATAAACAATTTGATAAATTAGCGGCAGGTTCTACAGTTAGAAATTTAAATACTACCCTTGTCAAAAAAGTTTTAGTTCCTGTTCCACCGATCGCCGAACAAAAACGGATAGTGGAGATATTGGATGAAAGCTTTTCTGGGATTGAAAGAGCAGAGGCGATCGCCCGCCAGAACCTCACCAATGCCCGCGAACTCTTCGACAGCTATTTAAACAAGATTTTTTTGGATTTTGTAGAGAGAAAAAATACCCAGACTCTTAACTGTATTACTGACTTAATTGTTGATTGTGAGCATAAAACTGCTCCTACACAAGAAACAGGTTTTCCGTCAATTCGTACACCAAATATCGGAAAAGGTCATTTGATTTTAGACAATGTTTATCGCGTATCGGAAGAAACTTATAAACAGTGGACAAGACGGGCAAAACCTCAGTCAGGAGATTTGATTTTAGCGAGAGAAGCACCAGCAGGAAATGTTGGTGTTATTCCGGAAGGTGAGAGAGTTTGCTTAGGTCAAAGAACTGTCTTGATCAGACCAAAGGAAAATATAAATCCTCAATATCTAGCATTTTTTTTACTACATCCTAAAATGCAAGAAAGATTATTATCTAAATCTTCAGGTGCTACCGTTCAACACGTAAACATGAAAGATATAAGAGCTTTAAAAATGGGAGATTTACCACCTATTGAAATACAAGATCGGCTTATAGAATCTCTCTTAGATGTTCAAGAAAAATCAAAAAAACTCGAAGAAGTTTATCAACGCAAAATAGAAGCCCTTGGGAAGTTAAAACAATCGATCTTACAAAAAGCCTTTAGCGGACAACTCACCCAGTAG
- a CDS encoding ATP-binding protein, translated as MITLETLTHWLNEATENEHLEFKEAKKQYDTIKLLKYCVALANEGGGYLIFGVTDKKPRKIIGSAAYPTPEAQNKIKKQILEKLHIRVELTELNPPEGRVLIFEIPSRPTGQAINLDGAYWMRSGEDLVPMTPDRLKAIFAEDQQDWFIQSAREKQTLDQIINLLDTPTYFELKNLPYPTDWDAILDRLANDQLIVKQGKYWNITNLGAILFARNLEQFPLYLSRKAPRFIIYEGTGKLFTKNDITGKKGYAAGFESLIDFVHNSAPQNQFIEEVIREEAKMFPKQALRELIANALIHQDFQATGASVMIEMYSDRVEISNPGLPPIRVERFIDEYRSRNEQLADLMRRLGICEEKGSGIDKVIVASEVYQLPAPDFRVGETRTTAILFAHQDFTNMTQTDRIRACYQHCCLQYVSNNKMSNTTLKERFKLGRTKTATVSHVIRATKDAGLIKQDTSESDSTRYARYLPFWA; from the coding sequence ATGATTACTCTGGAAACCCTAACCCATTGGCTCAACGAAGCAACCGAAAACGAGCACCTTGAATTTAAAGAGGCAAAAAAACAGTACGACACAATCAAGCTTTTAAAATATTGTGTTGCCCTTGCTAATGAAGGTGGTGGATATCTAATTTTTGGAGTAACAGATAAAAAACCGCGAAAAATTATCGGTTCAGCAGCCTACCCCACCCCAGAAGCCCAAAACAAAATCAAAAAACAAATCCTCGAAAAACTCCACATTCGAGTCGAACTAACCGAGCTAAACCCTCCAGAAGGAAGAGTGCTGATCTTTGAGATTCCCAGTAGACCCACCGGACAGGCGATCAACCTAGACGGAGCCTATTGGATGAGGTCAGGGGAAGACCTTGTACCCATGACCCCAGATCGCCTTAAAGCCATTTTTGCCGAAGATCAGCAGGACTGGTTTATCCAATCTGCCAGAGAAAAACAGACCCTAGACCAAATCATCAACTTGCTCGATACCCCTACCTACTTTGAACTAAAAAATTTACCCTACCCCACCGATTGGGATGCTATTTTAGATCGCCTTGCCAACGATCAGTTAATTGTAAAACAAGGAAAATACTGGAATATCACTAATCTGGGAGCCATTCTTTTCGCCAGAAACCTCGAACAATTTCCCCTATATCTTTCCAGAAAAGCCCCCCGGTTTATCATCTATGAAGGGACAGGAAAACTCTTCACGAAAAATGATATTACTGGGAAAAAAGGCTACGCCGCAGGTTTTGAAAGCCTGATTGATTTTGTCCATAATTCCGCCCCTCAAAACCAATTTATCGAAGAAGTGATTAGGGAAGAAGCCAAAATGTTTCCCAAACAAGCCCTACGGGAACTGATTGCAAATGCCCTTATTCACCAAGACTTTCAGGCAACAGGCGCATCCGTCATGATCGAAATGTATAGCGATCGGGTAGAAATATCTAATCCCGGACTTCCTCCGATCAGAGTCGAAAGATTTATTGATGAATATCGTTCTCGGAATGAACAACTAGCCGACCTGATGAGACGTTTGGGCATCTGTGAAGAAAAAGGCAGTGGCATTGATAAAGTTATCGTCGCCTCAGAAGTGTATCAACTCCCTGCCCCAGATTTCCGAGTAGGCGAAACCCGCACCACTGCAATACTTTTTGCACACCAAGACTTTACCAACATGACCCAAACAGATCGAATTAGAGCCTGCTATCAACACTGTTGTTTGCAGTATGTCAGCAATAATAAGATGTCGAATACCACCTTAAAAGAGCGATTTAAGCTAGGCAGGACAAAGACAGCGACGGTTTCTCATGTCATCCGGGCAACAAAAGATGCTGGATTGATTAAACAGGACACCTCAGAATCAGACTCGACCCGTTATGCTCGTTATCTTCCTTTCTGGGCATAG